One Neisseria sp. Marseille-Q5346 genomic region harbors:
- a CDS encoding DUF4230 domain-containing protein encodes MKMFGRGLVVLVLCALTAAGGWFYALHGQNEEHQVLSREGVLMQIKQMNRLESTAFYIDTIIRTEKKGDWRRLWQDSQSGIFIVRGKVLAGLDLDKLDADNVNIVDDKVIISLPAVEILSVDLENIEVYDIQTGSFNLLPMDKSVFKTVQEEAKRQVLQSACKAEILEHANRQAQMQLENLFALTQTKVSVYPAAVGKCG; translated from the coding sequence ATGAAAATGTTTGGGCGCGGATTGGTCGTGCTGGTGTTGTGTGCGTTGACGGCTGCAGGCGGCTGGTTTTATGCCCTGCATGGTCAGAACGAAGAACATCAGGTTTTGTCCCGTGAGGGGGTTTTGATGCAGATTAAGCAGATGAACCGCTTGGAAAGTACGGCATTTTATATCGATACGATTATCCGTACGGAGAAAAAAGGGGATTGGCGCAGGCTGTGGCAGGATTCGCAAAGCGGTATTTTTATTGTGCGCGGTAAGGTGTTGGCTGGTTTGGATTTGGACAAGTTAGACGCGGACAATGTCAATATTGTGGACGACAAGGTAATTATCAGCCTGCCGGCGGTGGAAATCTTGAGCGTGGATTTGGAAAATATCGAAGTGTACGATATTCAGACCGGCTCGTTTAATTTGCTGCCTATGGATAAGTCGGTATTCAAGACGGTGCAGGAAGAAGCGAAACGACAGGTATTGCAAAGCGCGTGCAAGGCTGAGATTTTGGAACATGCCAACCGTCAGGCGCAAATGCAGTTGGAAAACCTGTTTGCATTGACACAGACAAAAGTATCGGTTTATCCGGCTGCGGTAGGGAAGTGCGGTTAA
- the ribBA gene encoding bifunctional 3,4-dihydroxy-2-butanone-4-phosphate synthase/GTP cyclohydrolase II, translated as MMNTTDLRRHNLRQWITQHHNGQQTKFAQAIAINQGELSALLKNKSFGEKKARKIEQAANMPDMWLDQDHQDRHAPTISQERNTMSHISTIPEILADIKAGKMVIITDAEDRENEGDLLMAAQFVTPEAINFMIKNARGLVCLPMDGEMVEKLGLPMMTQKNGAQYGTNFTVSIEAAHGITTGISAADRALTIQTAVSPSAKPEDIVQPGHIFPLRAQKGGVLVRAGHTEAGVDLAQMNGLIPAAVICEIINDDGTMARMPELMKFAEEHNLKIGTITDLIEYRSRTESLLEDMGNAPVQTPWGEFQQHVYVDKLSGETHLALVKGTPSADEETLVRVHEPFSVMDFIQANPRHSWSLPKALERIQQAESGVVILLHRTEDGATLLDRTLPKGANQAYKWDSKSYGIGAQILAGLNVKKLRVLGQPSSFTGLTGFGLEVVGFEEAEK; from the coding sequence ATCATGAATACCACCGACCTGCGCCGCCACAACCTGCGGCAATGGATAACACAACACCACAACGGCCAGCAGACCAAGTTTGCCCAAGCCATCGCCATCAACCAAGGCGAGCTGTCCGCCCTGCTGAAAAACAAATCTTTCGGCGAGAAAAAAGCCCGAAAAATCGAGCAGGCAGCCAATATGCCTGACATGTGGCTGGATCAAGACCACCAAGACCGCCACGCTCCCACCATCAGCCAAGAAAGAAATACCATGTCCCACATCTCCACCATCCCCGAAATCCTAGCAGACATCAAAGCCGGCAAAATGGTCATCATCACCGATGCCGAAGACCGCGAAAACGAAGGCGACTTGCTGATGGCCGCCCAATTCGTTACCCCCGAAGCCATCAACTTCATGATCAAAAACGCACGTGGCCTGGTCTGCCTGCCGATGGACGGCGAAATGGTCGAAAAACTCGGCCTGCCCATGATGACCCAAAAAAATGGCGCACAATACGGCACCAACTTTACCGTCTCCATCGAAGCCGCCCACGGCATTACCACCGGCATTTCCGCCGCCGACCGCGCCCTGACCATTCAAACTGCCGTTTCCCCATCCGCCAAACCTGAAGACATCGTCCAACCCGGCCACATCTTCCCACTGCGCGCCCAAAAGGGCGGCGTACTCGTCCGCGCAGGACACACAGAAGCCGGCGTCGATCTGGCACAAATGAACGGTCTGATTCCCGCCGCCGTCATCTGCGAAATCATCAACGACGACGGCACCATGGCGCGTATGCCCGAACTGATGAAATTTGCCGAAGAACACAACCTCAAAATCGGCACCATTACCGACCTCATCGAATACCGTAGCCGTACCGAAAGCCTGCTTGAAGACATGGGTAACGCACCCGTACAAACCCCGTGGGGCGAGTTCCAACAACACGTTTACGTCGACAAACTCTCCGGCGAAACCCACCTCGCCCTCGTCAAAGGCACACCTTCCGCCGACGAAGAAACCCTCGTCCGCGTCCACGAGCCCTTCAGCGTCATGGACTTCATCCAAGCCAACCCACGCCATTCATGGTCATTACCCAAAGCCCTTGAGCGCATCCAACAAGCCGAAAGCGGCGTAGTCATCCTCCTGCACCGTACCGAAGACGGCGCCACACTACTCGACCGCACCCTGCCTAAAGGCGCAAACCAAGCCTACAAATGGGACAGCAAAAGCTACGGCATAGGCGCACAAATCCTCGCCGGCCTCAACGTCAAAAAATTGCGCGTCCTCGGCCAGCCGTCATCCTTTACCGGCCTCACCGGCTTCGGTCTCGAAGTCGTCGGCTTTGAAGAAGCAGAAAAATAA
- a CDS encoding N-acetylmuramoyl-L-alanine amidase gives MVKLTRRHILRQGTGLFLTLTPVGATLAKPASPAQFLAVRIWPANAYTRVTLESNHSMKYQHFMLDNPSRLVVDIQGAEINSVLQGISSKVLSNDPFIRSIRAGQNTPSTVRIVIDLKQSTHPQVFALAPVGNFRNRLVIDLYPHGADANDPMMALLNGNVPKQRPNTNIAYDTPAPKSNRGSGGNRRPVIMIDPGHGGEDPGAIGPSGLKEKNVVLSIARETKKRLEALGYNVFMTRNEDIFIPLGVRVAKGRARNADVFVSIHADAFTSPSARGTGVYMLNTKGATSSAAKFLAQTQNNADAIGGVQSSGNRNVDNTILDMTQTATLRDSRKLGHSVLTELGKLNQLHKGRVDEANFAVLRAPDVPSILVETAFLSNPTEERLLGSESFRQQCAQAIATGIQKYINTAVLRRG, from the coding sequence ATGGTCAAATTAACTAGAAGACACATTCTCCGTCAAGGCACAGGACTATTTCTCACCCTCACGCCCGTTGGTGCCACATTGGCCAAACCGGCCTCTCCTGCGCAATTCCTTGCCGTCCGCATTTGGCCGGCGAACGCCTACACACGCGTTACCCTTGAGAGCAACCACTCGATGAAATACCAACATTTTATGTTGGACAACCCTAGCCGGTTGGTCGTGGATATTCAAGGTGCGGAAATCAACAGCGTCCTGCAAGGCATTTCCAGCAAAGTGCTGTCTAACGACCCTTTTATCCGCAGCATTCGCGCCGGTCAAAATACGCCCAGCACCGTGCGTATCGTTATCGACCTCAAACAAAGTACCCATCCGCAAGTCTTTGCGCTCGCCCCCGTCGGCAACTTCAGAAACCGCTTGGTTATCGACCTCTATCCACATGGCGCAGATGCCAACGACCCGATGATGGCCTTGCTCAACGGCAATGTTCCCAAACAACGTCCGAATACCAATATCGCATACGATACCCCTGCCCCTAAAAGCAACCGCGGCAGCGGTGGCAACCGGCGTCCCGTGATTATGATCGACCCCGGTCACGGTGGCGAAGACCCCGGCGCAATCGGCCCGAGCGGTCTCAAAGAAAAAAACGTTGTACTCTCCATTGCACGCGAAACCAAAAAACGCCTCGAAGCCTTGGGTTACAACGTATTCATGACGCGCAACGAAGACATCTTTATCCCATTGGGCGTACGCGTTGCCAAAGGCCGTGCGCGCAATGCCGACGTATTCGTATCCATCCACGCCGATGCCTTTACCAGCCCGTCCGCTCGCGGTACCGGCGTATATATGCTCAATACCAAAGGCGCGACCAGCTCGGCGGCAAAATTCCTTGCTCAAACCCAAAACAACGCCGACGCCATCGGCGGTGTACAATCCAGCGGTAACCGCAACGTCGACAACACGATTTTGGACATGACCCAAACCGCAACCCTGCGCGACAGCCGCAAGCTCGGCCATTCCGTCTTGACCGAATTGGGCAAACTCAACCAATTACACAAAGGCCGCGTTGACGAGGCCAACTTTGCCGTCCTCCGCGCGCCGGATGTTCCGTCTATTTTGGTGGAAACCGCCTTCCTCTCCAACCCTACCGAAGAGCGGCTGCTCGGCAGCGAATCATTCCGCCAACAATGCGCCCAAGCCATTGCCACCGGTATTCAAAAATACATCAATACCGCCGTTTTACGACGCGGATAA
- the pheA gene encoding prephenate dehydratase produces MPLSIDEQLLPHRNAIDSIDAEILRLLNERASHAHAIGELKGTGAVYRPEREVAVLRRIQDLNRGPLPDESVTRLFREIMSECLAVERPLTIAYLGPKGTFTQQAAIKHFGHAAHTMACTTIDNCFKQVETRQADYLVAPVENSTEGSVGRTLDLLAVTALKACGEVVVRIHHNLLRKDSHEIGGITKVFAHAQALAQCNDWLGRNLPNAERIAVASNAEAARLVAESDSPNVAAIAGRIAAEIYQLSFAAECIEDEPNNTTRFLVMGHQETGRSGNDKTSLVVSAPNRAGAVTSLLQPFTELGISMTKFESRPSKSVLWEYLFFIDIEGHQSDENVQKALQLLGERASFVKVVGSYPTVVL; encoded by the coding sequence ATGCCTTTATCCATAGACGAACAATTATTGCCGCACCGCAATGCCATTGACAGCATCGATGCGGAAATCCTCCGTTTGCTCAACGAGCGCGCCAGTCATGCGCATGCTATCGGCGAATTGAAAGGGACAGGCGCGGTGTACCGTCCTGAGCGGGAAGTGGCCGTTTTGCGCCGGATTCAGGATTTGAACCGAGGCCCTTTGCCGGATGAATCGGTCACCCGGCTGTTTCGCGAGATTATGAGCGAATGTTTGGCAGTGGAGCGTCCGTTGACGATTGCCTATTTAGGCCCGAAGGGAACATTTACCCAGCAAGCCGCCATCAAACATTTCGGCCACGCCGCACATACCATGGCGTGTACCACCATCGACAACTGCTTCAAACAAGTCGAAACGCGCCAAGCCGATTATTTGGTGGCGCCGGTAGAAAATTCGACAGAAGGCTCGGTGGGGCGCACTTTGGACTTGCTGGCCGTAACTGCGTTGAAAGCCTGTGGCGAAGTGGTTGTCCGTATTCATCACAATCTGCTGCGTAAAGACAGCCACGAAATCGGCGGCATTACCAAAGTTTTCGCCCATGCCCAAGCCTTGGCGCAATGCAACGACTGGCTCGGCCGCAACCTGCCCAATGCCGAACGTATCGCCGTAGCCAGCAATGCAGAAGCAGCGCGTTTGGTTGCCGAATCAGATAGCCCGAATGTGGCCGCCATTGCCGGACGTATCGCCGCGGAAATTTATCAGTTGAGCTTTGCCGCCGAGTGTATCGAAGACGAACCGAACAACACCACGCGCTTCTTGGTGATGGGCCATCAAGAAACCGGCCGCAGCGGCAACGACAAAACTTCTTTGGTCGTCTCTGCACCCAACCGTGCCGGTGCTGTTACTTCTTTGTTGCAACCTTTCACCGAATTAGGCATTTCCATGACCAAATTTGAAAGCCGCCCAAGCAAATCGGTTTTGTGGGAATACCTGTTCTTCATCGATATCGAAGGCCACCAAAGCGATGAAAATGTCCAAAAAGCCTTGCAGCTTTTGGGCGAACGCGCTTCCTTCGTGAAAGTTGTCGGTTCTTATCCGACCGTTGTTTTGTAA
- the tsaE gene encoding tRNA (adenosine(37)-N6)-threonylcarbamoyltransferase complex ATPase subunit type 1 TsaE: MHSNGLYTRFLPDEEATLQLGEEWSKQLSAPLTIYLEGGLGAGKTTLTRGILRGLGHTSAVKSPTYTIVESYPLDTFTLHHFDLYRFTMPEEWEDAGLDELFAPDSICLIEWPQQGGEFTPPADITITLTYTDKGRTCTFSAHTNQGRKSLESWSN, encoded by the coding sequence ATGCACTCAAACGGACTTTACACCCGTTTTCTGCCCGATGAAGAAGCGACCCTGCAACTGGGTGAAGAATGGAGCAAGCAGCTTTCCGCTCCGCTGACCATCTATCTTGAAGGCGGACTGGGTGCAGGCAAAACCACGCTGACACGCGGGATTTTGCGCGGACTGGGGCATACGAGCGCAGTCAAAAGCCCGACTTACACCATTGTCGAATCTTATCCGCTGGATACATTCACCCTCCACCATTTCGACCTCTACCGCTTTACCATGCCCGAGGAATGGGAAGATGCCGGTTTGGACGAATTGTTTGCGCCCGACAGCATCTGCCTCATCGAATGGCCGCAACAAGGTGGGGAATTCACGCCTCCGGCAGACATTACCATTACATTGACGTACACCGATAAGGGCAGAACCTGCACCTTTTCCGCCCACACAAACCAAGGCCGAAAAAGTTTAGAATCATGGTCAAATTAA